In one window of Rathayibacter caricis DSM 15933 DNA:
- a CDS encoding MFS transporter, which yields MGSYTELLRTPGVGRIIAAQLTARFPFGMLSLAFLLHVEHVHDSYAAAGLVLGSMSIGQAIAGPLTSRLMGRLGMRRVLTLTLIVCAAAIIAMAVLPLEVWQFVAIGFLAGLSMPPVQPAVRTIYPKMVPSSMLTPLFSLDASAQEIIWVLGPVLTTFVSIQISTVAGILTAAVFLIGGGIWFIASPEVGRVRIPRSKRRIGVVLTKPPVLLATVVGFLLVGACAAVEAGVVAVFGEGGVESGVVLAVFAAGSLVGGLTLGHIPISRWATARRMLIVTVGMGLAAFSTDFWWLSITLFLAGVGIAPALAALFTITAASVKFSDTAEAYGWVGTGQLIGAALGSAIAGVQIDGNGPTAAIVVAAVFAFVGFVVPAVGRRYHPDLRGRDSSPLPDTEPVELPT from the coding sequence GTGGGCAGCTACACCGAACTCCTCAGAACCCCCGGGGTGGGGCGCATCATCGCCGCGCAGCTCACGGCGCGCTTCCCCTTCGGGATGCTCTCGCTCGCCTTCCTCCTGCACGTCGAGCACGTGCACGACTCGTACGCGGCGGCGGGCCTCGTGCTCGGCTCGATGTCGATCGGGCAGGCGATCGCCGGCCCGCTGACCAGCCGTCTGATGGGCCGCCTCGGCATGCGCCGGGTGCTCACGCTGACCCTGATCGTCTGCGCCGCCGCGATCATCGCCATGGCGGTGCTGCCGCTGGAGGTCTGGCAGTTCGTCGCGATCGGATTCCTCGCGGGGCTCAGCATGCCCCCGGTGCAGCCCGCCGTCCGCACGATCTACCCCAAGATGGTGCCGAGCTCGATGCTCACGCCTCTCTTCTCGCTGGACGCCTCGGCGCAGGAGATCATCTGGGTGCTCGGGCCGGTGCTGACGACCTTCGTGTCGATCCAGATCTCGACGGTCGCGGGCATCCTCACCGCGGCGGTGTTCCTGATCGGCGGCGGCATCTGGTTCATCGCGTCGCCCGAGGTCGGGCGGGTGCGCATCCCGCGCTCCAAGCGCCGGATCGGCGTGGTGCTGACCAAGCCGCCGGTGCTGCTGGCGACCGTGGTCGGGTTCCTCCTGGTCGGCGCGTGCGCGGCGGTCGAGGCGGGCGTCGTCGCCGTGTTCGGCGAGGGCGGGGTGGAGTCGGGAGTGGTGCTCGCGGTCTTCGCGGCCGGCTCGCTCGTGGGCGGTCTGACGCTGGGGCACATCCCGATCAGCCGCTGGGCCACCGCCCGCCGCATGCTGATCGTCACCGTCGGCATGGGGCTCGCCGCCTTCTCGACCGACTTCTGGTGGCTCTCGATCACGCTGTTCCTCGCCGGCGTCGGCATCGCTCCGGCCCTCGCCGCCCTCTTCACGATCACCGCCGCGAGCGTGAAGTTCTCGGACACCGCGGAGGCGTACGGCTGGGTCGGCACCGGTCAGCTGATCGGAGCCGCGCTGGGCTCGGCGATCGCCGGCGTGCAGATCGACGGCAACGGCCCGACCGCGGCGATCGTCGTCGCCGCCGTCTTCGCGTTCGTCGGGTTCGTGGTGCCGGCGGTCGGCCGCCGCTACCACCCGGATCTGCGCGGCCGCGACTCGAGCCCGCTCCCCGACACGGAGCCGGTCGAGCTGCCGACCTGA
- a CDS encoding aldo/keto reductase, producing the protein MSVPLIPLNDGRAIPQIGLGVYKIGDAEAAHAVGTALEAGYRHIDTATLYANERGVGEGIRASGIPREQVFVTTKVWNDDHGYDETLEAFDRSLELLGTDYIDLYLVHWPIPSRDRYVDTYRALERLQQEGRARSIGVSNFAIEHLERLGAETGVVPAVNQVELHPRLPQEELRAFDSARGIVTEAWSPLARGRLLEEPLLARLAARHGVSPAQIVLRWHVQNGVVVIPKSVTPERIRANIDVFGFELDAEDLAGIASLATGERTGRDPRFD; encoded by the coding sequence ATGAGCGTCCCCCTGATCCCTCTGAACGACGGCCGCGCGATCCCGCAGATCGGACTCGGCGTGTACAAGATCGGCGACGCCGAGGCCGCCCACGCCGTCGGCACCGCACTCGAGGCGGGCTACCGGCACATCGACACCGCGACCCTCTACGCCAACGAGCGCGGCGTGGGCGAGGGCATCCGCGCGAGCGGGATCCCGCGCGAGCAGGTCTTCGTGACCACGAAGGTGTGGAACGACGACCACGGCTACGACGAGACCCTCGAAGCGTTCGACCGGAGCCTCGAGCTCCTCGGCACCGACTACATCGACCTCTACCTCGTGCACTGGCCGATCCCCTCCCGCGACCGCTACGTCGACACCTACCGCGCCCTCGAGCGGCTGCAGCAGGAGGGCCGGGCGCGCTCGATCGGTGTGTCGAACTTCGCGATCGAGCACCTCGAGCGCCTGGGCGCCGAGACCGGAGTCGTCCCCGCGGTCAACCAGGTCGAGCTGCACCCGCGCCTGCCGCAGGAGGAGCTGCGCGCGTTCGACTCCGCCCGCGGCATCGTGACCGAGGCGTGGTCGCCGCTGGCCCGGGGTCGCCTGCTGGAGGAGCCCCTGCTGGCCCGGCTCGCCGCGCGCCACGGAGTCTCGCCCGCGCAGATCGTGCTGCGCTGGCACGTGCAGAACGGGGTCGTCGTGATCCCCAAGTCCGTCACTCCCGAGCGCATCCGCGCGAACATCGATGTCTTCGGCTTCGAACTGGACGCCGAGGATCTGGCAGGAATCGCCTCCCTCGCGACCGGCGAGCGCACCGGAAGGGACCCGCGCTTCGACTGA
- a CDS encoding alpha/beta fold hydrolase — protein MTTRTALLLHGLGGAGGTWWRVAEALRAAGWTVSAPDLRGHGDGPRGGSSRHDDFADDVLALRPDGAGPWGLVVGHSLGGAVAVRAAARDPEWAARLALIDPVLRLPEEMRAEVRADELDALTATEEQLAEAVPGWDARDRAEKLRAAHEADPSSVAAVVDDNDPCDLLADVPALTAPVLVLAGDPQVFTFFGPRLAAEVLRANPRVRYAVVAGAGHSPHRDRPAETVAMLREWAESPATV, from the coding sequence ATGACGACACGGACGGCACTCCTCCTGCACGGGCTCGGCGGCGCCGGGGGGACCTGGTGGCGGGTGGCCGAGGCGCTCCGAGCCGCGGGCTGGACGGTGAGCGCGCCCGACCTGCGCGGCCACGGCGACGGGCCGCGCGGCGGCTCCTCGCGGCACGACGACTTCGCCGACGACGTCCTCGCGCTGCGGCCGGACGGCGCGGGACCGTGGGGGCTGGTGGTCGGCCACTCGCTCGGCGGAGCGGTGGCCGTGCGGGCCGCGGCGCGGGATCCGGAGTGGGCTGCGCGGCTCGCGCTGATCGATCCGGTCCTGCGCCTGCCCGAGGAGATGCGGGCCGAGGTGCGGGCCGACGAGCTCGACGCCCTCACCGCGACGGAGGAGCAGCTCGCCGAGGCGGTGCCCGGCTGGGACGCGCGCGACCGCGCCGAGAAGCTGCGGGCGGCGCACGAGGCCGACCCCTCCTCCGTCGCCGCGGTCGTCGACGACAACGACCCGTGCGACCTGCTGGCCGACGTGCCCGCGCTGACGGCGCCGGTGCTGGTGCTCGCGGGCGACCCGCAGGTGTTCACGTTCTTCGGCCCGCGGCTCGCGGCCGAGGTCCTGCGGGCGAATCCGCGGGTGCGGTACGCGGTCGTGGCGGGAGCGGGGCACAGCCCGCACCGCGACCGGCCGGCCGAGACCGTCGCGATGCTGAGGGAGTGGGCGGAGAGCCCGGCGACCGTCTGA
- a CDS encoding M28 family peptidase, with product MANSTPRAPGARRRRSLLGTSAMIGAGALVAGFVFAPSASAVEAADLADAVTVDGIMEHLEAFQAIADANGGNRAIGTPGYELSGQYVESVLAAAGYETERQDFTTTTQTIDAFSLATTPAVEGIPMSFTPSTPEGGVTGELIAPVDPLGCTADAWAGLDATGKVALVSRGTCSFAEKSAAAGAAGASAVIIYNNAPAEPLNGTLGAPDEAYVPSVGITLEEGQALLAALPTSATLVLEQTTTDTDTFNILAETAGGDHDNVVMLGAHLDGVPEGPGINDNGSGSATLLETAVELAEAGETTNAVRFAWWGAEEVGLVGSYTYVDSLTEEDAAKIATYMNFDMVASPNYVVSVYDANESTYEAPVEVPAGSIATEKAFTDYFDSIGQPWIDTAFDGRSDYDGFISVGIPSSGVFTGADDIKTEEEVALFGGTAGIPHDPNYHSAGDDLANINQEALGITSKAIAFVTASFADDTSAIDGEKNPTPPTPEPTPVTLPTRAEILRLLASGMTYREIIAEIGITAENAEQYLDAGLGSLGLDRATVERLVREYLADRELPTGVGV from the coding sequence GTGGCGAACAGCACACCCCGAGCACCAGGCGCACGACGCCGGCGCTCACTCCTCGGCACCAGCGCGATGATCGGAGCGGGCGCCCTCGTCGCCGGCTTCGTCTTCGCCCCGAGCGCGAGCGCGGTCGAGGCCGCCGACCTCGCCGACGCCGTCACGGTCGACGGCATCATGGAGCACCTGGAGGCGTTCCAGGCCATCGCCGACGCGAACGGCGGCAACCGGGCCATCGGCACGCCCGGCTACGAGCTCAGCGGACAGTACGTCGAATCCGTCCTCGCGGCCGCCGGCTACGAGACCGAGCGTCAGGACTTCACGACCACGACGCAGACGATCGACGCGTTCTCGCTCGCTACGACCCCGGCCGTCGAGGGCATCCCGATGTCGTTCACGCCGTCCACGCCCGAGGGGGGCGTCACCGGCGAGCTCATCGCTCCCGTCGACCCGCTCGGCTGCACGGCCGACGCCTGGGCCGGCCTCGACGCCACGGGCAAGGTCGCCCTGGTCAGCCGCGGCACCTGCTCCTTCGCGGAGAAGAGCGCGGCCGCGGGAGCGGCGGGCGCCTCCGCGGTCATCATCTACAACAACGCCCCCGCCGAGCCGCTGAACGGCACGCTCGGCGCCCCCGACGAGGCCTACGTCCCGTCGGTCGGCATCACCCTCGAGGAGGGTCAGGCGCTGCTCGCGGCGCTGCCCACGAGCGCGACGCTCGTCCTCGAGCAGACGACCACCGACACCGACACCTTCAACATCCTCGCCGAGACCGCGGGCGGCGACCACGACAACGTGGTCATGCTCGGCGCGCACCTCGACGGCGTGCCCGAGGGCCCCGGCATCAACGACAACGGCTCCGGATCGGCGACGCTGCTCGAGACGGCGGTCGAGCTGGCCGAGGCCGGCGAGACCACGAACGCGGTCCGCTTCGCCTGGTGGGGCGCCGAGGAGGTCGGCCTGGTCGGCTCCTACACCTACGTCGACTCGCTGACGGAGGAGGACGCTGCGAAGATCGCGACGTACATGAACTTCGACATGGTCGCCTCGCCCAACTACGTCGTGTCGGTCTACGACGCGAACGAGTCCACCTACGAGGCCCCGGTCGAGGTGCCCGCGGGCTCCATCGCCACCGAGAAGGCGTTCACGGACTACTTCGACTCCATCGGCCAGCCGTGGATCGACACCGCGTTCGACGGACGCAGCGACTACGACGGCTTCATCTCGGTCGGGATCCCCTCGTCGGGCGTCTTCACCGGAGCCGACGACATCAAGACGGAGGAGGAGGTCGCGCTCTTCGGCGGCACCGCCGGCATCCCGCACGACCCGAACTACCACTCGGCCGGTGACGACCTGGCGAACATCAACCAGGAGGCGCTCGGCATCACCTCGAAGGCGATCGCGTTCGTGACCGCCTCGTTCGCCGACGACACCTCGGCGATCGACGGGGAGAAGAACCCGACCCCGCCGACGCCGGAGCCCACGCCGGTCACTCTGCCGACGAGGGCCGAGATCCTGCGACTGCTCGCCTCGGGCATGACCTACCGCGAGATCATCGCCGAGATCGGCATCACCGCCGAGAACGCCGAGCAGTACCTCGACGCAGGTCTGGGCAGTCTCGGCCTCGACCGCGCGACGGTCGAGCGCCTGGTGCGCGAGTACCTCGCCGACCGCGAACTGCCGACGGGCGTCGGCGTGTAG